In Thermosipho atlanticus DSM 15807, one DNA window encodes the following:
- a CDS encoding VanZ family protein, with the protein MNNKVNYKIIVIFLVLILWIFLIFYFSSRSPVKSSQQSSFVTNILRKIDQAIDFSNTALFRKLELYIKKMWFKTQYVPAEMLVRKTAHFGLYFILGFLSFIGFSKITKVYIALLLGITFPNFIAVIDEYSQQYYNRGSSLNDVIIDLSGIIFGVLFAFLLLLLFEKFIKYFHKRYKKKSIEEDG; encoded by the coding sequence ATGAATAACAAAGTTAATTACAAAATTATAGTAATCTTTTTGGTTCTAATTTTATGGATTTTCTTAATATTTTATTTTTCTTCGAGAAGTCCAGTGAAATCTTCTCAACAGTCTAGTTTTGTTACGAATATTTTGAGAAAGATAGATCAAGCCATTGACTTTTCAAATACAGCATTGTTTAGAAAATTAGAGTTGTATATAAAGAAAATGTGGTTTAAGACGCAGTATGTTCCTGCTGAAATGTTAGTAAGAAAAACGGCTCACTTTGGTTTATATTTTATTTTGGGTTTTTTAAGTTTTATTGGCTTTTCGAAAATAACAAAAGTTTATATTGCATTACTTTTGGGTATTACTTTTCCAAACTTTATTGCTGTTATAGACGAATATAGTCAACAATATTATAATCGAGGTTCTTCATTAAATGATGTAATTATTGATCTTTCCGGCATAATTTTTGGAGTTCTTTTTGCCTTTTTATTACTTTTGTTATTTGAAAAGTTTATTAAATATTTTCACAAAAGGTATAAAAAGAAGTCAATAGAAGAAGATGGTTGA
- a CDS encoding thiamine pyrophosphate-dependent enzyme: protein MALNIMQLATMFADKNPGITQGHRLCPGCAAPNVAKFALMTAQSLGYTPVVGLATGCLEVSTTIYPFTAWNVPYIHNAFENVGATISGVETAYRALAKKGRIVDPNKKYAFFAFAGDGGTYDIGLQSLSGAVERGHKFIYIVYDNEGYMNTGNQRSGSTPAGSQTTTQPVGKKLPGKVQLKKNIVEIMAGHENVYVATVSTSEPMDFFKKIEKALEFDGPAFIAAFSPCVRFWRVNDDKAVDISKLAIETGYWPLYEVERGVYRITKKVKELKPVIEFIKAQGRFRNLLKRSDADEIIGELQEYITRRWERLQILEEATKDKPIR, encoded by the coding sequence ATGGCTTTAAATATAATGCAATTAGCAACGATGTTTGCAGATAAAAATCCAGGAATAACTCAGGGACATAGACTTTGTCCTGGATGTGCTGCCCCCAACGTGGCAAAGTTTGCCCTTATGACAGCACAGTCCCTTGGTTATACACCTGTTGTAGGTCTTGCAACTGGCTGTTTGGAAGTTTCAACAACTATATACCCATTTACAGCTTGGAATGTTCCTTACATTCACAACGCTTTTGAAAATGTTGGAGCAACAATAAGTGGTGTTGAAACAGCGTATAGAGCACTTGCAAAAAAAGGAAGAATTGTGGATCCAAACAAAAAATATGCTTTCTTTGCTTTTGCTGGTGATGGTGGAACATACGATATTGGACTTCAATCACTTTCAGGTGCAGTAGAAAGAGGTCACAAGTTTATATACATTGTATATGATAACGAAGGATACATGAATACTGGAAACCAAAGATCAGGTTCAACTCCTGCAGGTTCACAAACAACAACACAACCCGTAGGTAAAAAACTTCCTGGGAAAGTACAGCTTAAAAAGAATATTGTAGAAATAATGGCTGGTCATGAGAATGTATATGTAGCAACAGTTTCAACATCAGAACCAATGGATTTCTTTAAAAAGATAGAAAAGGCTTTAGAATTTGATGGTCCAGCATTTATTGCAGCATTTTCACCATGTGTAAGATTTTGGAGAGTTAATGATGATAAAGCAGTAGATATTTCAAAACTTGCCATTGAAACAGGGTATTGGCCATTGTATGAAGTTGAAAGAGGAGTTTATAGAATTACCAAGAAGGTAAAAGAATTAAAACCAGTAATAGAGTTTATTAAGGCCCAAGGAAGATTTAGAAATCTTTTGAAAAGATCTGATGCCGATGAAATTATTGGAGAACTTCAAGAGTACATTACAAGAAGATGGGAAAGACTTCAAATTCTTGAGGAAGCAACAAAAGATAAACCAATAAGATAA
- a CDS encoding glycosyltransferase family 4 protein translates to MFYSLLLSFVFTILIIPFLRKVAFKYNVVDYPDKVLKNHEKATPYLGGVAFMLSFLFFTPFSIFRKLYILVLAFLGLYDDIKSLNPWLRMFVEFLIGYFVSTRFLTNPVEIVIATVFYAFLINSVNMMDGVDGICGITSVIAAFGLLWTVTFPYDKFFLTALIGSLIAYLFYNFPPAKIFMGDMGSYTIGGILGVAVISSFSKSLSHTIASLIILSPFFVDIFSSMLRRMLAGKSPFSGDRDHIYDKLFRKLKSKRKTFFAMTFISTLFCLLGILFLYNSVFSLVLTGVFILFLILKLKLLKFDSEVRNE, encoded by the coding sequence ATGTTTTATTCACTTTTACTATCTTTTGTATTCACTATTCTTATAATTCCTTTTTTGAGAAAAGTAGCATTTAAGTATAATGTTGTAGATTATCCTGATAAAGTGTTAAAAAATCATGAAAAAGCTACCCCTTATCTTGGTGGGGTAGCTTTTATGCTTTCGTTTTTGTTTTTTACACCGTTTAGTATTTTTAGAAAATTGTATATTCTGGTTTTAGCGTTTTTGGGGTTATACGATGATATAAAATCGTTAAATCCTTGGTTGAGAATGTTTGTAGAGTTTTTAATAGGATATTTTGTTTCAACTCGCTTTTTAACAAATCCTGTAGAAATTGTAATTGCTACAGTGTTTTATGCCTTTTTGATAAACTCAGTTAATATGATGGATGGTGTGGATGGGATTTGTGGAATAACTTCTGTTATTGCAGCATTTGGCCTTTTGTGGACTGTTACATTTCCGTATGACAAGTTTTTCTTAACGGCTCTAATTGGTTCGTTAATTGCGTATCTTTTTTATAATTTTCCCCCAGCAAAAATCTTCATGGGGGATATGGGAAGTTATACGATAGGCGGTATATTGGGTGTAGCAGTAATATCATCATTTTCAAAAAGTTTGTCACATACAATAGCTTCTTTGATTATACTCTCACCTTTTTTTGTTGATATCTTTTCAAGTATGCTGAGGAGGATGTTAGCTGGAAAATCCCCATTTAGTGGTGATAGAGATCATATTTATGATAAACTGTTTAGAAAGCTCAAAAGTAAAAGAAAAACCTTTTTTGCAATGACATTTATTAGTACACTATTTTGTTTGTTGGGAATTCTTTTCCTTTATAACAGTGTTTTTTCATTGGTATTGACTGGTGTTTTTATACTATTTCTAATTTTAAAATTGAAACTTTTAAAATTTGATAGTGAGGTAAGAAATGAATAA
- a CDS encoding DUF2089 domain-containing protein — MLPLCPVCGKPMKVTELKCTHDNVKVSGLFTVSPLAFLDEEDMRFVILFLRSRGNLKEMERITGIGYFTLRGRLERLLDKMGLKPIGEDEVEETDDVFTKLKKGLITVEDALNMIKKKSGGGQNG, encoded by the coding sequence GTGTTGCCATTATGTCCAGTGTGTGGAAAACCAATGAAAGTAACTGAATTAAAATGTACACATGATAATGTAAAAGTTTCAGGTTTGTTTACAGTATCGCCATTAGCTTTTTTAGATGAAGAAGATATGAGGTTTGTAATTTTATTTTTGAGAAGTAGAGGAAACTTAAAAGAGATGGAAAGAATTACGGGAATAGGATATTTTACCTTGAGAGGAAGACTTGAGAGACTTTTGGATAAAATGGGTTTAAAACCAATTGGTGAGGATGAAGTTGAAGAAACGGATGATGTATTTACAAAATTAAAGAAAGGTTTAATAACAGTTGAAGATGCTTTAAATATGATTAAAAAGAAAAGTGGGGGTGGACAAAATGGATGA
- a CDS encoding SHOCT-like domain-containing protein, which translates to MDEIKKVLEALQKGEITADEAEVLIQAIKEKEKAAEEKIRFEEEHEENVEEEKVFMGDKTIIAEGEVFEGDINVVSGEVIVRGTVKGDCSVVMGKLTFSGEVMGDMNIVGSKVKWEGGIIHGSLNIVGSKESGNMPKVRGGITRVNNLFMRGLFGLFLKPFLSGIEIKNGNFKGKWNFKKNKTQKFDTLIVKEGETFETKDDIEADEVIVNGKLVCSNLKTDSLAIYGEISCGNVSSEKIIVSDYGILKCGNISTENMIIDENASVKCGNISAEDIYLNGTISAGFVSCEVIRGKGKLNTGGISCEENELER; encoded by the coding sequence ATGGATGAAATTAAAAAGGTATTGGAAGCTCTTCAAAAAGGGGAAATAACGGCTGATGAAGCGGAAGTGTTAATTCAAGCTATAAAGGAAAAAGAAAAAGCAGCGGAAGAAAAGATAAGATTTGAAGAAGAGCACGAAGAAAATGTTGAAGAAGAAAAAGTGTTTATGGGGGATAAAACAATAATTGCTGAAGGAGAAGTTTTTGAAGGTGATATTAATGTTGTGAGCGGTGAAGTAATCGTTAGAGGGACAGTGAAAGGTGATTGTTCAGTTGTTATGGGAAAACTTACTTTTTCTGGAGAAGTAATGGGAGATATGAATATTGTTGGTTCAAAAGTAAAATGGGAAGGGGGAATTATCCACGGGAGTTTAAATATTGTAGGGAGTAAAGAAAGTGGAAATATGCCAAAAGTTCGTGGAGGAATTACAAGGGTTAACAATCTATTTATGAGAGGTTTATTTGGTTTATTTTTAAAACCTTTTTTATCGGGAATTGAGATAAAGAATGGGAATTTCAAAGGAAAATGGAATTTTAAGAAAAATAAAACACAAAAATTTGACACATTAATTGTAAAAGAAGGGGAAACTTTTGAAACAAAAGATGATATTGAAGCTGATGAGGTAATTGTTAATGGAAAACTTGTTTGTTCAAATTTAAAAACTGACAGTTTAGCAATATATGGTGAGATTTCATGTGGTAATGTTTCGTCGGAAAAAATTATAGTTTCTGACTATGGAATTTTAAAATGTGGAAATATTTCTACTGAAAATATGATAATAGATGAAAATGCATCTGTAAAATGTGGAAATATTAGTGCAGAGGATATTTATTTAAATGGTACTATTAGTGCGGGCTTTGTAAGTTGTGAAGTTATCAGGGGGAAAGGTAAATTGAATACCGGGGGGATATCTTGTGAGGAGAATGAACTTGAGAGATAG
- the porA gene encoding pyruvate synthase subunit PorA → MPEVKNRQAVTGAQAVANAMRQINPDVVAAYPITPQTPVVEYFAQYVADGVVETEMIPVESEHSAMSAVVGAAAAGARAMTATAANGLALMHEIVYIAASSRLPIVMPVANRALSGPINIHCDHSDAMAERDSGWIQLWAENAQEAYDLTLMAIKLGEHEDVRLPVMVNFDGFIISHGVEVVDFLDDEVAKKFVGEPNPKYPLLDVENPVTYGPLDLYDYYFEHKRQQIEAMKHVKRVFKEVAEEFEKISGRKYEVLDKYMIDDAEYIMIALGSTAGTIKYTVDLLREQGHKVGVIKPWIFRPFPKKELQELLDGRKAVIVLDRAASFGAEAPLYEAVKSALYNVSSKPLIGSYVYGLGGRDIKIEHIKKAFEDAFSGDLNPDEERYLGLRE, encoded by the coding sequence GTGCCAGAAGTAAAAAATAGACAAGCAGTTACAGGTGCTCAGGCAGTTGCAAATGCAATGCGTCAAATAAATCCAGATGTTGTGGCAGCTTATCCTATTACTCCACAAACACCGGTGGTAGAATATTTTGCTCAATATGTTGCAGATGGTGTTGTTGAAACTGAAATGATTCCTGTTGAAAGCGAACATAGTGCAATGAGTGCAGTTGTTGGTGCTGCAGCTGCTGGTGCAAGGGCCATGACAGCAACGGCGGCTAACGGTCTTGCATTAATGCATGAAATAGTTTATATAGCTGCATCTTCAAGGTTACCAATAGTAATGCCTGTTGCAAATAGAGCTCTTTCAGGACCAATTAATATTCACTGTGATCACAGTGATGCTATGGCTGAAAGAGATTCTGGCTGGATTCAACTTTGGGCTGAAAATGCACAAGAAGCATATGATTTAACATTGATGGCTATTAAATTAGGAGAACATGAAGATGTAAGATTACCTGTTATGGTTAATTTTGATGGTTTTATTATTTCCCATGGCGTAGAAGTTGTAGATTTCTTAGATGATGAAGTTGCAAAGAAATTTGTTGGTGAACCAAATCCAAAATATCCGTTGCTTGATGTAGAAAACCCCGTCACATATGGTCCATTAGATTTATATGATTATTATTTTGAACATAAAAGACAACAAATTGAAGCTATGAAACATGTGAAAAGGGTGTTTAAAGAAGTAGCTGAAGAATTTGAAAAAATTTCGGGAAGAAAATATGAAGTTCTTGATAAATATATGATAGATGATGCAGAATATATAATGATTGCTCTTGGTTCAACTGCAGGAACAATTAAATATACTGTGGATCTTTTGAGAGAACAAGGGCATAAAGTTGGGGTCATTAAACCCTGGATTTTTAGACCTTTCCCAAAGAAAGAACTTCAAGAATTGTTAGATGGAAGAAAAGCGGTTATAGTTCTTGATAGAGCTGCATCTTTTGGCGCAGAGGCTCCACTATATGAAGCAGTAAAGAGCGCATTATACAATGTATCATCCAAACCATTGATTGGAAGCTATGTATACGGACTTGGCGGAAGAGATATTAAAATTGAACATATTAAAAAAGCATTTGAGGATGCTTTCTCAGGTGATCTTAACCCAGATGAAGAAAGATATCTTGGACTCAGAGAATGA
- a CDS encoding MFS transporter: MNLRDRLFEKNFVLYILGRLVSLIGSGIQIVAIPLYILDLTGSGTAMGIFTLLGMLPRLLAAPFAGVIGDRWNRRNIMVWTDFLRGILILILAFLAYKGAMGIIILFIVQAIVSVLDGFFGSATVAMLPDIVENEHLREANSVLGSVNSFSMIIGPILGGIIYGVLGIAMVFLLNGISFIVSAISEMFITYNVEFKEKGKLNVTKFLKEFTQGIAFIFNNRGLKYLFSFAMVTNFLLSPLLQVVEPYVLRQVVKMSAQQYGFVQTFFTIGMLLGNVILVVFLSKVKNKVLIVGGLFLELFMLLAFSILIFPNVLSNFTIWKFFWLTGIIYFAIGLFNIFVNVPISTNLQLMTPTNIRSRVFSAVEIFSQLMVPLGAVIYGFLLDRVAAHLLFLVVNLITIFIAVIFIIIAPYEVYEPKSSEMQEIS, translated from the coding sequence ATGAACTTGAGAGATAGGTTATTCGAGAAAAATTTTGTATTGTATATTTTAGGGAGATTAGTATCGTTAATAGGATCGGGGATACAGATAGTGGCGATACCACTTTATATATTAGATTTAACAGGTTCAGGGACAGCGATGGGGATATTTACATTACTTGGAATGTTGCCAAGGTTATTGGCAGCACCCTTTGCAGGGGTGATAGGGGATAGATGGAATAGGAGAAATATAATGGTATGGACAGATTTTTTGAGGGGGATTTTGATATTAATACTGGCGTTTTTGGCATATAAAGGTGCGATGGGGATAATAATATTGTTTATAGTACAGGCGATAGTATCGGTATTAGATGGATTTTTTGGGTCGGCGACTGTAGCGATGTTGCCGGACATAGTAGAGAATGAACATTTAAGAGAAGCAAATTCAGTACTTGGTTCGGTAAATTCATTTTCAATGATAATAGGTCCAATATTGGGGGGAATCATATACGGTGTTTTAGGTATAGCGATGGTCTTTTTATTAAATGGTATATCATTTATAGTTTCAGCAATAAGTGAAATGTTTATAACTTACAATGTTGAGTTTAAAGAAAAAGGAAAATTGAACGTGACGAAGTTTTTAAAAGAATTTACACAGGGAATTGCTTTTATATTTAACAATCGAGGATTAAAGTACCTTTTTTCGTTTGCCATGGTTACAAACTTTCTGCTTAGTCCGCTTTTACAGGTGGTAGAACCGTATGTATTAAGACAGGTTGTCAAAATGAGTGCTCAACAATATGGTTTTGTTCAAACATTTTTTACTATTGGAATGTTGTTAGGGAATGTTATTTTAGTTGTATTTTTGAGTAAGGTGAAAAATAAAGTATTAATAGTTGGGGGACTTTTTTTAGAGTTGTTCATGTTATTAGCGTTTTCCATACTGATTTTCCCAAATGTTTTGTCGAATTTTACAATTTGGAAATTTTTCTGGTTAACAGGAATTATTTATTTTGCTATAGGTCTCTTTAATATATTTGTCAATGTTCCAATATCAACAAATTTGCAACTTATGACTCCAACAAACATACGTTCGAGAGTTTTTTCTGCAGTTGAAATTTTTTCGCAACTTATGGTTCCGTTAGGTGCAGTTATTTACGGTTTTTTGTTGGATCGTGTTGCCGCTCACTTGTTATTTTTAGTTGTGAATTTAATTACAATTTTTATAGCTGTGATTTTTATAATTATTGCACCATACGAAGTTTACGAACCGAAATCGTCAGAAATGCAGGAGATTAGCTAA
- a CDS encoding endonuclease/exonuclease/phosphatase family protein has protein sequence MRLLTLNCHSWLEEDQMKKLQIIANDIIEKQYDVIALQEVNQSIGAKLIGANVREDNFALVLINKVNELSKEKYTLYYEKCHIGFEKYEEGVAIITRHKVVNVESFLVSKVDDFYFWKTRKVIKASVLIDGKEIDFYSCHLGWWDDKEEPFKAQFDKLYNLIDKEKLTFLMGDFNNNAFVRQEGYDYILSKGLFDTYNLAKFKDDGVTVKTSNLDGWNESNNKLRIDFIFVNKCIEVTSSFVIFNGINKEVVSDHFGVSVFQKYEDVL, from the coding sequence TTGAGACTTTTAACTTTAAACTGTCATTCGTGGTTGGAAGAAGATCAAATGAAAAAGTTACAAATAATTGCTAATGACATCATAGAAAAACAATATGATGTTATAGCACTTCAAGAAGTAAATCAGTCAATTGGTGCAAAGTTAATAGGAGCTAATGTTAGAGAAGACAATTTTGCATTGGTGTTAATAAATAAAGTTAACGAACTTTCAAAGGAGAAATATACACTATACTATGAAAAGTGTCATATTGGATTTGAAAAGTATGAGGAAGGAGTTGCAATAATTACAAGACATAAGGTTGTTAATGTTGAATCGTTTTTAGTATCAAAAGTTGATGATTTCTACTTTTGGAAAACAAGAAAAGTAATCAAGGCATCGGTTTTGATTGATGGAAAAGAAATTGATTTTTATTCATGTCACTTGGGATGGTGGGATGACAAAGAAGAGCCATTTAAAGCTCAGTTTGATAAATTATATAACTTAATAGATAAAGAAAAACTAACATTTCTTATGGGAGATTTTAATAATAATGCTTTTGTGAGACAAGAAGGATATGACTATATTTTGTCAAAAGGGTTGTTTGATACATATAATTTGGCTAAATTCAAAGATGATGGTGTTACGGTAAAAACGAGTAATTTGGATGGATGGAATGAAAGTAATAATAAATTGAGAATTGATTTTATTTTTGTAAATAAGTGTATTGAAGTTACATCATCATTTGTGATATTTAACGGTATAAATAAGGAAGTTGTTTCTGATCATTTTGGAGTAAGTGTGTTTCAAAAATATGAAGATGTGCTTTGA
- a CDS encoding DUF998 domain-containing protein, which yields MRFFAYAQNEKKEERSVLSRSAFYGKLNKKKKFTKGAKNMKYWKLLGLFSIGVFIAGILVSNMFNPWFNISIHTFSKLGKPGFATYPWIFSCSLIIGGILMSLYGFFMTLKSYSKSGTIGGSYVLLSGIFMILTGLFPDGTKPHDFIALSTFLLFYIGEMIYGFGSSKAVNFSTTLVMIVALIALLFNPFPSLGYLEIFGVSLVVVDLIIIMFESI from the coding sequence TTGAGATTCTTCGCTTATGCTCAGAATGAAAAAAAGGAAGAACGCTCAGTTTTAAGCAGATCTGCTTTTTATGGTAAACTAAACAAAAAGAAAAAATTTACTAAAGGAGCAAAAAACATGAAATATTGGAAATTATTGGGTCTTTTTAGTATAGGTGTATTCATTGCCGGTATTCTTGTATCGAATATGTTCAATCCGTGGTTCAATATATCGATTCATACTTTTAGCAAACTTGGAAAACCTGGATTTGCAACATATCCTTGGATTTTTTCATGCTCACTCATAATAGGTGGCATTTTGATGAGCCTCTACGGATTTTTTATGACCCTGAAATCTTATTCAAAATCTGGAACTATTGGAGGATCGTATGTTCTTTTAAGTGGAATTTTTATGATTCTTACTGGTCTTTTTCCAGATGGCACTAAACCGCATGATTTCATAGCCCTCTCAACTTTCCTGCTTTTCTATATAGGAGAAATGATATATGGTTTTGGCTCCTCAAAAGCGGTTAATTTTTCTACAACACTTGTGATGATCGTAGCACTAATAGCGTTATTATTTAACCCTTTCCCTTCTCTTGGATACCTTGAAATTTTTGGAGTCTCACTTGTAGTTGTGGATCTCATCATAATAATGTTCGAATCTATTTGA
- a CDS encoding SDH family Clp fold serine proteinase — MADLFTIIFQIFWMVLIVSSLTPLFKSFSLHASREGIIRSIEKKRNSRVITLIHREESISLFGVPIRRYIDIEDSEELIRAIKMTPNDMPIDIIIHTPGGLVLAAEQIANALKKHKRKVTVFVPHYAMSGGTLIALAADEIVMDENAVLGPVDPQLGQYPAASILSVVRKKDINEIDDQTLILADVAEKAIRQMKEYVTDLLKEKYNEKAEELADKLVSGYWTHDYPITIEKARELGLKVTSDMPKEVYMLMDLYKQSGKRRPSVNYVPVDYKNLKGK, encoded by the coding sequence ATGGCTGATTTGTTTACAATAATATTTCAGATTTTTTGGATGGTACTGATTGTAAGCAGTTTAACACCATTATTTAAAAGTTTTTCACTTCATGCATCAAGGGAAGGGATAATTAGAAGTATAGAGAAAAAAAGAAATAGTAGAGTTATTACACTTATCCATCGGGAAGAGTCTATAAGTTTATTTGGTGTTCCTATAAGAAGGTACATTGATATAGAAGATTCTGAAGAATTAATTAGAGCTATAAAAATGACCCCAAATGATATGCCAATTGATATAATAATTCATACTCCAGGTGGTCTTGTACTAGCAGCGGAACAGATTGCAAATGCTTTGAAAAAACATAAAAGAAAAGTCACAGTATTTGTACCACATTATGCAATGTCTGGAGGAACTTTAATAGCACTAGCTGCGGATGAAATAGTTATGGATGAAAATGCTGTGTTAGGACCCGTTGATCCTCAACTTGGACAATATCCTGCTGCCTCCATTTTGTCAGTTGTACGAAAGAAAGATATTAACGAAATTGATGATCAAACTTTGATTTTGGCCGATGTTGCTGAAAAGGCGATAAGACAGATGAAAGAGTATGTGACTGATTTATTAAAAGAAAAGTATAATGAGAAAGCTGAAGAACTTGCAGACAAATTAGTTAGTGGTTACTGGACACATGATTATCCAATTACTATTGAAAAAGCTCGAGAATTAGGTTTAAAAGTGACTAGCGATATGCCTAAAGAGGTGTATATGCTAATGGATTTGTATAAGCAATCTGGAAAGAGAAGACCGTCTGTAAATTATGTTCCCGTTGATTATAAGAATTTAAAAGGAAAATAA
- a CDS encoding ABC transporter ATP-binding protein has product MEALEVEGLKKTYVSKNKRVEAVRGISFYVNKGEVFSILGPNGAGKTTTIKAILRLVIPEEGKVHVNRIDISKHISEALKNLSAVLEGNRNIHWKMTVYENLRYFGYIRGLGGRFLKRRVEEVLEFVELTDKRNELAGKLSRGMQQRLAIAIALLPDTPIILLDEPTLGLDVESSIKVREMLIRLAKKGKTILLSTHDMHLVEKVADRVLIINNGKVIVCDKKENLINAFKKKAYKIVFEGEDHYVDLKKYGKLYEENGEKILEVQLENMEELYKIMDYFKEKQIEIKHLESIMINFEEIFVNFVRSGRQ; this is encoded by the coding sequence ATGGAAGCTTTAGAAGTTGAAGGATTAAAGAAGACATATGTTTCAAAGAACAAAAGGGTTGAAGCAGTTAGAGGTATAAGTTTTTATGTGAACAAGGGAGAGGTCTTTTCAATACTTGGGCCGAATGGCGCAGGGAAGACCACTACTATAAAGGCTATACTAAGATTAGTTATACCAGAAGAAGGAAAAGTACATGTAAATAGAATTGATATTTCCAAACACATTTCTGAAGCACTAAAAAATTTATCTGCAGTTTTAGAAGGCAATAGAAACATTCATTGGAAAATGACGGTATATGAAAATTTAAGATATTTTGGTTATATTCGGGGATTAGGGGGACGATTTTTAAAAAGGAGAGTAGAAGAGGTGTTAGAATTTGTTGAACTTACAGATAAAAGAAATGAACTAGCTGGAAAACTTTCTAGGGGAATGCAACAAAGATTGGCAATAGCAATAGCTTTACTTCCAGATACTCCTATTATACTTTTAGATGAACCAACATTAGGGCTTGATGTTGAATCATCTATAAAAGTTCGTGAAATGTTAATTAGATTAGCTAAAAAGGGTAAAACAATTTTATTATCTACTCATGATATGCATCTTGTTGAAAAAGTAGCTGATAGAGTTTTGATAATAAACAATGGAAAAGTTATAGTTTGTGATAAAAAGGAGAATCTCATTAATGCGTTTAAAAAGAAAGCTTATAAGATAGTTTTTGAAGGAGAAGATCATTATGTTGATTTGAAAAAGTACGGAAAATTATATGAAGAAAATGGAGAAAAAATTCTAGAGGTGCAATTAGAAAATATGGAAGAACTATATAAAATAATGGATTATTTTAAAGAAAAACAAATAGAAATAAAACATCTTGAAAGTATTATGATTAATTTCGAGGAAATATTTGTGAACTTTGTCAGGAGTGGTAGGCAGTGA